The Solanum dulcamara chromosome 6, daSolDulc1.2, whole genome shotgun sequence genome contains the following window.
GACTACATAGGGAGTTAACATCCAACTACCTACAGGGATGGCATAGGTGAGTGCGGAAAATTTTAAGAGAGAGATAAGTACAGTACTTCTCATGCTACCAATACCTATTCATTAGTATACTACCTACAATGTAGTTCTTTCAATTAAAATATGGATGTCATTCTGATACCATATATTGGCAGCTTAGGTTATTGGAACTTTTATCCTGATTGCTTTTGTGCTAGTCTTCTTTGAATAAAAGAGTCCTATCATATTCTATACTGAATGAAATTCCAACACACCCTTCAAGGTTAACGCCTAAATGTGAATCACAGTTGAAAAGAGATGCACTTCCTCAGTTTAAAAAATGTGTTCTATACCCACATTTCAAACTTTAAAGCTAATAATTGgcattctaaaaataaaatagcagCTTCACTTCCTGGAAATTTTTATCCTGATAATAATGCAATCTAGTAACAATAGAAAGTCTTTTGTTTATCAAGAGTTACAATAGACAGGCCTTTTAAGAGTCAAGGGAATCTTCTATTCCAGAGGATAGTCTAAACTTTGACAACATTGCTGAAAATAAGAATCTCTCTGATTCAGACTTGATTCAACAAGCTGGTTTGTATATGGACCTCAAGTCTTGATAAACAAGAGGACTCCATCGACACAAAAACCTAAAAGTCTTTGATTGAAACAGGGGGACAACAATACTagattttttccaaaaaaaaatggtCAATGCCCACCATAGAAGCAATCACATAACCTCTCTCATGTATTTATTATCACAGATTAAGAATCCATAATAATGTAGAATCATTGCCTTGTACATTGCTCTTTATAGAGAATCTGATCCATTGAGACTTCCTTGGTCTCACAGGAGTCCTCCGGTTATCTTTCATGAAGACAATTCAGCTTTGATGCAACCATTCTTGGAAGATGAATCCTTAGTGTACTAACGAGTGAGGGGTACAAAGCCCTCAGGCCAGATGGGTTTACTATGTGCTTCTACCAAAAAAGTTGGGAGTACAATTCGTCAGGATTTTCTAAATGCCATGAACTACTTCCATCATCAGGAACATTTTTTCAAGAGATTTAATGCCACTTTTATTACTTTCTTACCTAAAAAGAATGGCATCAAAGAGGTACAAGTCTACTGAAGAAATGGTTATGGAGATTCTGTTGTGAAGATATGGCACTATGGAGGagattcatttcatgaaatatgGGCTTCAGAATAGTTGGACGACTGAGGAGGTGACTGGTACTTTTGGATGCTCTGTGTGGAAAACAATTAGAAGATTGTGGTCCTCTTTCAATAACAACCTGAAGTACAGAATTAGGGATGGGGAAAAGACAAGTTTCTGGAATGAACTGTGGATTGGGGAAGAGGATCTGAGGACTACTTTTCCAGACCTATACATCTTGAGCTTGCAACAGATGGATAAGGTGGCACATCCTCAAGGGTGGAACTTAAATTTTAGGAGGGCCCTGAATGCTGGGAAATAAATAGAGTAGAAGATTTTCTGCAGATTCTAAATGCTTTCCCAGGAGTAACTGTAGATTCTGATTTGCCAATTTGGAAACTACAAACAAGGGGTCTTTTACCGTGAAATCATGTTACTGGAGATTGAATTTCAGCCAGACAATGATAACAAAATGTCCCTGGAAACTGATTTGGAAGGTTAAAATACTACATAAAATCTCATGCTTCATCTGGTTGGTGATTAGGAGAGCCTGTTTAACACACGAAGTACTACAGAGAAGAGAAGAGGTATTCAGATTTGCTCAAGGTGTTTTATGTGTGAGCAAGAGGCAGAGATAAATAGTCACTTATTCATACATTGCAAAACAGCTGTAAATCTGTGGAACATGTTCTCTGTAACCTTGGGATGGTTGGGTAATGCCAAGGACCTCCTTTGGCATGCTGAAAATCTGGGAAGGAGTGGGAAGAAGAGGATCACAAAAAGATTGGTGGAGAAGTATCCCAGCATGTGTTTGGTGGACATTCTGGAAAGAGAGAAACGTAAGATGTCATGATGGAAAAGCTAGCTGTTTCTAGAAGATCAAGATGAAGAGTATTAAGTCTTTTGTATTTTTGGTATAAACATGATATAGTGGGGAAAATAGATAGTTTAGTTGATTTCATAGGATGATAGTTTAGTTGATTTCATATGGCAATTGTGAAGCCTCCTATTCCTATATGATGCCCTTTGGGGTTGTAAATCCCACCCCATCAGCTTCTACTTGATGAGGTTTTTGGTGTGAATTCACAGTTacccttatccaaaaaaaaaaaaaaaaaaaaaaagaggtacaAGACTTTAGGCCTATCAGTCTTACAGGCAGTTCCTATAAAATTCCCACTAAAGTTTTAGCGGGCAGGCTTAAGAAGGTGATAAGGAACCTTATTTCTTCCAATCGGATGGCCTTTCTTAAAGAGTGAAAAATTACAGAGCATCTCTTGGTGCCAAACACGTGTCTAGATTCCAGAACTCGATGAGGCCTTCCGGATATTCTTTGTAACTTGACATTGAAAAGGCCCTTGATCATGTGAACTGGAACTTCCTCTTATCTCTTTTCAAGTATATGGGTTTCAGAAAAAAATGGATAAATTGGATCTCTTTTTGCATATCCACGGAATAGCTCATCCTGCCTATTCTATTCCTAGGTCCTGCAGAGGACCTCCGAGTCCCCATTGATTCTACTCCAATTCCAGTATGTGGCTGTTCTTCCGATTCTCCATTCTCATTAACAGTTCTCAATAAGGTTTCTTCCCTTCCCAGAAAGGTCTAAGACAAGGTGATATTTTATCTCCATTCCTCTTTATCTTGGCTATGTTAGGTCTAAGTAATATGCTTAGCATTACTGTCCACAAGGGGTGGATTAGAGGTTTTTGTCCATCAAATTTGGATGACAGTCTGATGTATCTCTCATATTTTCTTCACAGATGACGTAGTGATTCTATGTGATGTTGAGATCTTGCAGACTCTTTTCCTAAGGGTTATCCTGTTGGCTTTTGAAGCTACCTAGAAACTTCACATCAATTTCTCCACAGTCAACTTTTTCAGTATATGGCGTCCCTAATCCTAGCTACTTGCAGTAGACTTTCTTGGATGTTTCATTAGTCATTTGCCTACTATTTATTTGGGGCTATCCCTCGGCGCTGAATCAACTTCTGCTTCTATTTcggaaaaaaaaagtataactAGATAAGGCAATACTTATAATTGGATGGGAGATTGGTACTTATTAATAGTGTGTTGGACGCCTTACCCACCAGTATGATGTCCTTATGTCCTCTTCCCTACAAGTCTCAAGGAAACTGGATAAGCTACGTAGAGATTTTTATGGCACAGCAACAAGTATAAAAAAACATTCAACCTAGAGAAATGGAGCACTATCACTCTTGACAAGAATATGGGTGGTCTACGCATGAGAGACTTGAAATCTCATAATATTACAGTATTACTTTGAAACTAAAAGCCAATTGGACTGGAATAGGTCAAAAGTAGAATTGGGCATGGTTGTATAGCAAAAAATTGATCACAAACACAAAGACATGAAATATCATTAGAAGGACCAAATTCAGATCATAGAAAGTGAGGAACTCTTAATGAAAACTCACCTTGGATTGATCTGAATCTGCTTGATCAATAACTCCTTCATCCACTCCTTGATTGCATCCATTTACTATGTTGTTCACCAGAGTTTTGTTAGTGTTTTTCTTCTTTGCAGCAGCAACCTTTTTTGCAGCCTCTTTCAGAGCATTCACTGCAACATTGTAACTATGAATAGATTTCGCCCCTTCTTCTACAAATTTAATTGCCTCCTGTCGCAAACTATTATGACGCATAGTTAAAGACTCCTGAGAATTGCTAGGTAACGCTAAACGATGTTCCTCTAAAGTGCTTCCACTGCCACTCTTGGCATTTCGTGTCCAACGTTTCAAAATGTATTGAGAAGGAAGCGTAAGAACATTTTTGGCTCTGAACACAGATAACACATGTCTACAAATTATACCTGAAAATTCAAACATTAGACAGCTACAGTTTGCTGTCAACTCAAATGTGTTGAACCTAACCGTGTGCGCCTTGTGCTCTTCCCCAAATTTTGCAAcatgatatgttgtgattgttCTGGATTCATCAATTTTAGTTGCAGGATTTGCAAGGGTCTCAACCAGCTCCTCTTGAAATTTTATGAAAACCTTCCTAGTATAGAGATTAGCTGCTTGTTTTTCCATAGGCGATGGTGTCTTTAGAACTGGTGTAGTATTAGTAGAGTCAAGATCTTCTTTTAATTCCATTTCGTGCCAGATTGTAAGggctttttcatattgtttaaTCAACGTCTGGATAGTGGTAGAAGCATCCACATACCCATTGAAGAAAGTGTTTTTGGCATCATTGTCTTCATCACTTAAAATATCCCCAAAAAATGTCTCGCGCATGAAAACAGGAACCCAATGACGGCAAGCACTATAAATTGATTGAAGGTATTCATTATCCGTGAGGTAATATCTTTCTAGGAATGACTTCCACTGAGATTCAAATTCCTCGATTGTCTCACTTGCATTAACGCACTTCATAAATTCAGTTTCAAAGGTTGGATGTGTTTGAAATACGTTAGTCAGCTTCTCCTTGGTTTCTCGAAGTATGCTCCATTTACAAAGACGATGGTGAGTTTCTGGCAGAACGTGAGCAACAGCCATCTGTATGAGCTGATCAATGTCAGTTGTGATGGAAACAGGCTTCTGTCCAGACATCGCTTGAAGCCAAGTTTGCAGGAGCCAGACGAGTGAGGCTTCAGACTCATTAAAAATCAAAGCACATCCAAAAAGAACAGGCTGTGCATGATGATTTAAGCCAGTGAAAGTAGCAAAAGGTACCCAACAGCCGTTAGCTCGATAGGAAGTATCCAATTTGATACTATCCCCAAAGTAATGATAGTTCATTCTGGCAGTTGCATCGGCCCAAAAAATGTTTCCATTAGAAGATCCATTATCACCCTGAACAGCATAGAAAAATGCTGGACTTTCAGCTTGCATTCGCCTCAGATAGTCCAACACATGCTGAACCCCTCCACCAAGGATTTTTTGTCCGCTATTCATTAGTTGTTCCCCAAAGTTCTGATGCAGAATGCAAAAGTTACAGCTTTTATTTCTCGACAGATGAACAACTTAATCACAATCTGAATTCAAGAGGTAACATTTCAATGCAAAATATTCAGAATGCTTTAAATCAGATCCTTTTCTGTGAAACAACATTTCAAGATACTTAACTAATattcaaaacaaacaaaaatagttcattatttttaataaaaattgcTAAATAACTTGATATACAATTGGAATAAGAGTTGATTTTTCAGCCACAAGTACTATTAGAACATAAGAATATCAATTTGTCTGTTCTATTCTCGTTGGACAGAGTTACCCAGTACCTATTACTGTGAGAGGTGACAGATATCATGTAGAATTAGTCAAGGCAAGCGAAAGGCGAAAGCTGGCCCAAACACCACGGTCATCAAACAAAAatagcataatacataaatgtacCCTTGACTTGCCTCATTTCACATTTATGTTGTCCAACTTTGGGTGTGAACAAATAGGCACTTaataaacttgtataaaattgattaaataaACACATGAATCCTACATGACTTGATACGCATAGGACAAAAATTGCCACGTAGGATGCAACGTATGACGtgtgtatttatttattcaacttCATACAAGATTAAGTGTACAGGGCATCTAATGTGAGCTGAGACCAAGTTAAAGagaatatttatgtattatgccaaaaaAAAGTTAGTTTTTGGCATGAGGATTATCATACCTCATCCTTTGCAAGCTAAATTCACCCTTTATTAATAATCCCAGGTAGACCAAGAAATCACTCAGTTGCTACTGATATTACTTAGTATTAAGTTTCCTGATATGCTAAAGTTAACTGAAAGAAGATTATTGGGGATATTTCAAGACACCAAATCAAAAGCAAACGATGTCAAAAACGACCAAACAATGTAAAGAACAATTGAAAAAGGGATTTTTCCAATTGGAGAAGAAACAAAAGCCCAATTTACAAATACTAAAGTtgatgttttttattttttttgatttggggAAAGTATTAGGGTTTACCGGAAACAGATGTCCACAAAATTCCAGTGGTCTGAACGCTTGCTATCCTCCTTATGCCATGAACGCTTCTTCTTACattattttatatgtatttgaAGCGGTGATTTATAGTAATTTTTAGGTAATATTCAAATAtgtaataaatttaaaaaaataaaacaaataaattaaaatgaagaaattacaaAAGTTTCAAAAAAGCCATCGATTAGAAGCAGATATGTCGTTATTCTTGTTCTAGCCTCTTCTATACAAGTAGTAAAGTAATTCTTTATTAGTCATTAAGAAGAATCAATAAATTGACAAATTGATATTTACTTCTTTTTATTTGGTTGATTTAATACAAAGTTTAGAGATAATATCTCACATACTCACTCAACTTATTTAGaaagtaatttaattttattttataatctaAAAGTTATTCAAtttatgataatttatttaaaaagttatttaattttattttataactcaAAAGcgattctttctttttctcttgaTTCTTTTCCGATCGAGATGTGCCGGGGGAGATTGGTGCCCCTTGAGGTATGCCCTTCCGTCACTCAATTATTAATGTTTCATATAAAAAGTCAACCaactaatttaaataattttttattaaatttggtcgaaatgatttctttttttcttttaagctatttttttacaaaataaaagatactCATTTTAACTATTTCATTGactcaataaaattatattactcAAGTATGTATTTAGCAAAAATCTTTTATTTTAGAGAATTTATGTGATTACTCATTTTCTAAAAAATGTTTGCATTAATATTAGAACTTCCTAAACATTTCAAAAAcaacatattttatttatatactaATAAATATAGTATCCAATAGTATCCAAATAGAGAGGGATTAGTTCCGTTTAAATTCTTATTAATCACCTTCCCTTATCTCTCATTcaaaaataatgattaaattTTAGTTGTTACATTTTCCGTTCCTTTTTTAATTGTCATGTTGTGCTTTTCGAGAGTCAATTTaactaattttcaaaataaaattagataacaataaatgaatattttaaaataaaaatctagaGATCCAAAAACTATATGAAAAAAGctataaattacaaaaaaaaattcatatcaatatgatggaaaaatacatcttaaaatGTTATTTCTTCATTTCATGTGGCTCATATTAAAGAAATGTCATGACTCGATTCGTCAAGTCTTGATGACACCtattataacccaccagtagataAGCCGACCCATATTTTGGAACTACCAGTAATAAGATTAAGGATATAAACTATACAAGAATAATCAATTTACAGAAATAAAGAATATTCAAGGTGGAAGCaaaccaaaatatatatactcaaTAAAAGATCTCTCTCAGAAcataaaagtcacaagtacacAGCTACTACAAAATGAATACAAGCCTCAAgagtggaccacagaaataaAAACttatctcaaaaagtaaaagactagtcattgtctcaaaaagtaaaagactaGTCAGTTATGTACAGAAAGAGACAGGTAATGTCCAAAACGCCATATGCTTACCCTCATCTCCGAATCAGACTGCTGCAAGGTCGATCTCAACgctggtagctggtgctcgaatctgcatcacgaaaacagatgcagagtgtagtatgagtaccaaaacaataggtatcCAATAGGTATCATAGGTGGACTAAgcaagaaaagtaaaagtaatatgaaactGAAAACTTTAAAGGCTTCTAATGCTTAACTATTATTATGAAGCATGTAGAGATACATATATCGTGAATAATCATCTATAAAAGTCATAAAGTATTTCTGACTATACGCGTCTGGACAACATATATCTGAATGTATGATTTCTAATATAGTTGAACTCTTCTTGGCACTTTTGTTTGACTTGTTGGTCTACTTGCCTTTAATGCAGTccacaaaagtatcaaaatCAGCAAAATCTAAAGTACTAAGTACTCTATCATTTACTAatctgtaatgaccctgaaggtcatattttgtatttttgataaaattactgTTTTATCTCTCCCGTTAGTTTTCCCGAATCACTTTTGTTTGGGTTTGAAAGTTAgattttgaaaatcttgtgaaaagttgagattttgctTGAGAAATGAATTTTAGAGGCTTAAGTTGTGAAAAATTCAAAGTCATTCGGAGTTTCaagtctcagaatggaattctatcaatttcatcagctccggaatgtggAAATTGTCCTAGGAGAACTGTCGGAATCAAATTTAGAGTTAAAACGTGgaatttaggtccgaagttggaaattgagttaaagtttgattcaagtttgattttggtcaacatttgaggttTGGGTACTCAAATTTGATTTCTGATCGTTCTAatggttttgggaggtgattcTAACAATAGAAATGActtcattttaatattttggagGTCCCAgaggtattttgggtatttcaagtgctGAAAATAATTTAGTCACGACTTATCAGATTTCGGGTCGAGGAGGCATCGAATTcgaattttgatgattccattgagtctgaaacgtcgaatttagtagggttgcacATATGATTTCTGTGCATGAGATTCTGAACGAATCCCGAGGGTCTATTCCGTCACTTTAAAACTTGTCAAAATCTGCTATATGGTGAGTTCTTCTCCACATTCACAGCACCCTTTTTGCGTTCGCGGAGTGTGAAATTTTCCTTCTCACCATTCGTGGAGGACAGGACGCGTTCACAGAGTGTACCAAGTCCCttctccgcattcgcggaggtATGTCTCTGCTGTCTCCACGTTCGCGGAGTAAGTTGTCCGCGTTCGCGGAGAACAAATTCGATCTGAACGGTGCCTTTTTCAAAAAGACAGGATTAGGGACAAATTCCTCCATTTTTGATATTCTAAGCTCGGTGGAGGCGAATTTCAAGAGAATTTTTCATGGGAAACTATTggattgtggtgatttggaaTATCATCGGAGAGAAAAAGTGGTGATTTTAAATTGTTCGTGActttttggctaaggcaagtgaaattctaacctttgttaagtatgttgaaccttgtatttcctATGTGAGGTGATTAGGATGTGTTGAGTCattaaattgaattgaattatatgagttgaagaGTAATAGTGGATTTGAATAGGGATTAATCGTCTAAGTGTTGTGGATTTCAAGACAGtgatctattgtgtgattgtaGTCTATATGACATATTGTGAATGTTTATCTTGCTTCACTCTTTATTTGTGCATATACTGCATTGTGATGgctgagaaatgatatgagtaaGGTATTGGATATTGGGACCGAGGTTTCTACCGATCGAGGTGATTTGCCGAGGTTTCTTCCGACGGCTGAGGTTTCTTTCGACGGATATTATAGCCAAGGGTTTTTCCAGCAGATattggccgaggtcattttcaggGAATACGTAGTCTATATGAGGCCGATCAGCAGATATGTAtcgtaggacagacatgcatcacgat
Protein-coding sequences here:
- the LOC129891323 gene encoding protein FAR1-RELATED SEQUENCE 9 — encoded protein: MNSGQKILGGGVQHVLDYLRRMQAESPAFFYAVQGDNGSSNGNIFWADATARMNYHYFGDSIKLDTSYRANGCWVPFATFTGLNHHAQPVLFGCALIFNESEASLVWLLQTWLQAMSGQKPVSITTDIDQLIQMAVAHVLPETHHRLCKWSILRETKEKLTNVFQTHPTFETEFMKCVNASETIEEFESQWKSFLERYYLTDNEYLQSIYSACRHWVPVFMRETFFGDILSDEDNDAKNTFFNGYVDASTTIQTLIKQYEKALTIWHEMELKEDLDSTNTTPVLKTPSPMEKQAANLYTRKVFIKFQEELVETLANPATKIDESRTITTYHVAKFGEEHKAHTVRFNTFELTANCSCLMFEFSGIICRHVLSVFRAKNVLTLPSQYILKRWTRNAKSGSGSTLEEHRLALPSNSQESLTMRHNSLRQEAIKFVEEGAKSIHSYNVAVNALKEAAKKVAAAKKKNTNKTLVNNIVNGCNQGVDEGVIDQADSDQSKEEKEQKIRELSTELECLNQQSEVYRANLLAVLKDMEEEKLKLSVKVQNARLSLKE